ATCCAGCCGGGCTGGCCGCGGCCAAGCCGGGGAAGAAGCTGCTCGGCCTGTTCGCCGACGGCAACATGCCACTGGAGCAGACCGGCCCACTGGCCAAGGTCGGTGGCACCGAGCCGGCGCGCTGCGCACCCAATGCGGAGTTCGGCGGCCCGCACCTCACCGACATGGCGGGCAAGGCCCTCCAGCTCCTTGACACCCAGACCAGGCACAGTAAGAAGGGCTTCTTCCTGCAGATCGAGGGCGCGTCGATAGACAAGCAGGACCACGCCGCCAACCCGTGCGGTCAGATCGGGGAGAACGTGGAGTTCGACAAGGCCGTGAAGGCGGCCCTGGACTACGCCGGCCACCACCGTGACACCCTCGTGGTCGTCACCGCGGACCACGGTCACACCAGCCAGATCGTCCCGCTGGAGACCGACAGCCCCGGCCAGACCGCCACGCTCATCACGGCCGACGGCGCCCAGATGAAGATCAACTACGCCACCACCAAGCCCGGCGTCTCCCAGGAGCACACCGGCACCGAGGTGCGGATCGCCGCCCAGGGGCCGCAGGCCGCGGGCGTGGTCGGTGTCACCGACCAGACCGACCTGTTCCACACCCTCAGCCGCGCCCTCGGGGTCGAGCGCTGAGTCGGCACTCCGCCTGCCGGGCCGGTCACCCACCACGACCGTCCCGGCAGGCTCGGCCGCAACGGCTCTGATCGCGGCGTGTGAAGTCGTTCACCCGCTGAATTCCCCTCGCTTTCTGATGGCGTAGTGGAGAGAATTCGCGAGTCGCCGGCCCGTCGAGCGCGCCGTCGGTATCGGCTGCGCCCTCGCCCTCGCCGTGCGCGGCGAGGCCCGTCGTTGACGGGACGAAACGCCCAACTGGTACCATCCCCTAATGTCTACCTGAATTGTTCGGTTACCGGGTGGAGCGGCGTCGTCGGCGAACTGGGGGCTGCGGCATGGACCTCGACAGGGGGCTCCTCGAGGACGAGATCCGGGACCTCGAATCCCGAAGCCGGCAGGCCCAGGAGGAGATCGCGGACCTCGCGGTGGAGGCGAAGAGCAAGGACGGCCTGATTCATCTGATCGTCGGAAGTCAGGGGCGCCTGCACCAGCTCAAGCTCGATCCCCGCGTGAAACGGCTGGACGTCGACGTCCTCGCCGAACGGATCGTCGAGATGGTGAATGACGCGAACGACCTCGTGCGGCAGGAGACCGCGACCAAGATAAGCGCGACGTTTCCCGACTTCCCGGCGGGCGAGTTCTTCGGAGGGCCTTCACAGTGAGCCCGCCACGAGACGACTCTGAGCTTCCATGGCCGGCGTGACCCCTCTTCGCGGTGGCCTGTTCGTCGGCGGGAACATCGCGCTCTTCGTCTTCACGATGCTCACCACCCCATATCCGGAAGGTGACCCGGGCAAAGCCCGTGAGGCGGCGAAGGTCTGGTCCGAGCTCAAGGGCGACATCGTCGAATGGGCGGAGAACGGGAACGCCGCCGCACGAGCGATCACGTCGCACAACGCGGGTGAGAGCATCCAGGCGTTCGGCGATTTCTGGCACACCCACCTGTCGCCCTCTCCTCCGGCGACGGGAGAGGCCGCCCGGCTCGCCGCCTACTGTCAGCGCGTGAGCGAGGCGTGCGAGGAGTTCGCGGACCTGATCACAAAGGCGCAGTACGCGTTCCGCACCCTCGCCTTCGCGAACTTCGCCAGCCTGCTCTACATCTCCACCTTCCCCTGGCAGGCGGGCGTCGCCTACGAGATCGCCCAGGTCATCGCGAGGAGAGCGCAGGCGGGATTCCTGGCGAGGCTTCTCGAAAGCGCCATCGCCAGGACACTGCTCGCCAAGCTGATGGAGTACTCGATCGGCAGCGCGTTCTTCGCCGTGGGCGATGTGGCGGTCATGGACGGCGTCAAGGCGTGGCGCCACGAGGACGTCGGTTCACTGAAGAGCAACGTGGAGGAGGTCATGAAGGAGTTCGCCGCCTCCGTCGCCTTCTACGGCGTGTTCGACGCCGCCGCCAAGCCGATGACCAAGATCACAAGCAATGCCGACGTGCGGTACTTCATCTCGCGCCTCGCCGGAGGATCGGTCGGCTACGGCCCTGTCTACGGCTTCTTGAACGGCAAGCGCGACGACGAGCTGGTACCCACCGTCAAGGACACGACTCTGCGGGTACTCCTCTATTCGACGATGGCGCACAAGCCGGCCGGATAGAGCTCCACTCGCGACCGACAAGGATGATGCCAACGTGGCTCCCTCGATACCACCGGACCCACCGAAGTACGTCGTCGTCACCGACTGGGGAACACCCCACGGTTCCCTGTGGGACATCGCAGAGGACGTCTTCGAGGACGGCTCCAAGTGGCGTGACATCTACGCCGCGAACGAGACGGCCATCGGCGCCGATCCCGGCGGCCTCCGGGTGGGCATGCGCCTTCTCCTGCCGCCCAAGGAGGTCCATCCCGCGTACATACGCTTGGTGGCGGGCGGCCTCGACGGCGAGGCCACGGAGATCGCGACGAAGCTCGAGGCGGCGAAAAGACGGCTCGACGCCATCGGGAACTTCTGGGGCGGCGACGACACGGGAACGAAGTTCTTCAAGGGGGCGGAGGGAAAGCCGGGGTACGAGGCCGCCGGTGCCCAGGTCCTGGCGGGAGTCGGCGCCTTGGGGGACTTCTACAAGAACACCGCGCAGGGCCTGCGCGGGATGGCGAACCGTGACGACGCCACCGAGTGGGAGAACACGATCAGGGTCCTGTCCACGGTCCTGCAGGGCTGACAGTCGCCGGAACCGCCACCACGATGGCGGCGTTCCGGCCGGCGGAAGTGCTCACGACATCGGCCCCCAGCCCGGTGGCGGCCGCAGGGCGGGCGGAGGAGGAGCCAGGGTCGCGGGACGCCGCCGGTTCAGCTGGTCGGTGACGCTCTCGAGTCCGCGGCAGGCCGCCACGCCGAACAGCGCCGCCAGGCCGACGACGAGGGTCGACGCCCAGAGCGGGCCGTCGTTGTAGGCGACCAGCACCTGGATGATCGCCAGGATCGTGACGGCGAGCAGGGTGCCGAACACACCGGCGCGCCGTCCGAAGACGCTGGCGCCCCCGAGCAGCACGGCGGCGAGCGCGACCGTGGTGAGATTCGTGCCGCTGCCCTCGGCCGCCTGGATCCGCATGAGCAGCGGGACGGCGGCGAGCCCGGCCAGGAAGCTGGATCCGGTGAGCCCGGCGATCGCGCCCAGGCCCGCGCGCGGGCCGGTCCAGCGGGCCGGGTCGACGGGACCGCGGCTCGCGGCGAGCGGGCGGCGTACCCCGGGCAGGAGCCACAGCGCCCCGCCGCCGACCGACACCATGAAGAAGAGGCCGTACCAGAGTGCGGTCGGGTAGCTCCCCTCGAAGCGCACCGGGATGACCGAACCGTCCGTGAGCGCGAGCGCGATCGCCTGGATGACGGCGACGGCGGCGAGCGTCACGAGCCAGGCGGGTACGGACAGCACCGCGACCAGGAGCCCGAGCACGAGCCCGATGAGCGTCGCGAGCACGATCGCCACCACCATCGCGGCCGGCTTTCCCCACTGGTGATCGGTGATGAGGTACGCGCCCAGCGTGCTGGAGAAGGCGACGATGGATCCCACCGCGAGGTTCGGTGAGCCGGTCCGCAGCGAGAACGCGAGCCCGGCCGCCACGAGGCCGAGATACCCGGCCTGGCTGAACGCGCTCGTGAGGTTCTGGTGCGGAGTCAACGCGGCCGTCGCGACGATGAGCACGACCGCGATGAACGCGAGCACGCCCTCCCAGATCAGGTGCACGGCCAGCCGGTCACGGTCGGCGTCGTCCGAGGTGGGTGGCGAGGCCGCCATCGGCGCCCGTCCGGGTGCGACGGGCGGCGGTCCGCCGGGCTGGGACCAGGGTGGTCCCCCCGGTGGCTGGTAGGGCGGCTGATAGGGAGCCCGGTAGGGCGGTGGTGGTGGCCCGCCGGGGGGAGGGCTCTGCCCGACGGCCCACCAGGGCTGCTGCCCGCCGCCGGGCGGAGTCCCCGCGGGCCCGGTGGGTGGAGCGGCCACGGGCGCGGGAACCGGCTCCTGCGGAGACCCAGGTCCCGGCGGCGGGTCCGCCTCCGCGGGAGGGGCCGTCGCGGGGAAGGCTCCGGTCGGGGGAGGACCCTCCCCGGAGGGAGGGGGCGGCATCGGCCCGGAGCCGTCCTCCTCCTCGGCGGAAGGGACGCCCGGCGGGGATTCCGTCCCCGGTGCGGGAGCGGTCCGTGCTGGCAGGCCGGACTCCGCCGGCTCTTCCGGTTCGCCGGCCTCGGGGTCCTTGCCGGATCGAGGCTCGCCGGGGGGTCGACTCACGTCCGCCTCCTCTGGGGGCGTCTGTCCCGGCGGCCGATTCTATTGGCTCGCAATGGCGATGAATAGCGCGAGCATCGGCATCCGCCCTGGTCGCCGAATGTATTTTCGGCGAATTCCAGAATCGCAAGGACGCCGGCGCGGAAATGGCGCCGTGGCCCGGCCCGCCATACCGGGCCACGGCACCCGTCAGGCGGCGGCGGCCGGTGTGTAGTGGTGGGCCTCGTCACCTTCGATGACGTAACTCGTCTCTCCGCCGATGGCCGACGGAGCGTCGCCGGCCACGGTGACGCGGTGCAGGCGGCGCGGCTGGTCGCCGTAGTCGTCGGGCGCGTAGTGCTGGGTGATGCGGTTGTCGAAGACGACGAGGTCACCGGGCTTCCACGCGACGCGCAGAATGTTCTCCGGCCGGGTGACATAGGCCTGGAGGATGCGCAGGATGTCGCGCGACTCGGTGCCGCTGAGCCCGACGATCCGCTGCGCGAAACCGCCGATGAACAGGCCGCGTTCCCCCGACTCCGGGTGCACGCGCACGACCGGATGGCCGGTCTGGTAGCGCGTGGAGACGAAGACCTTCCGGTACTCCGCGGCCTTGGCCGCGTTGTTCCGCGGCAGCGCGTAGTCGTAGTCGTTGGTGTGCACCGCCCACAGCCGGTCGGCGAAGTCCCGCAGCTGCTGGGGGAGGTCGCGGTAGGCGGCCCCGGCGTTGGCGATCAGCGTGTTGCCCCCGTACGGCGGCACGACGAGGGCCCGCAGCGTGCTGACCTTCGGCGGCGTGCGGACGAACGTCACGTCGGTGTGCCAGTTGTTGGAGCGGATGCCCTCCTCCCCGTCGACCGGGAGGATGTTGGGCTGGCCGTCCACCGAGGGCACGGTCGGATGCGCACGGGTGAGCGCGCCGAACCGGGACGCGAAGGCGATCTGCCCCTCGTCGTCGAGCCCGGCGCCACGGAAGATCAGCGCCTTGTGCTCCAGCAGCGCGGAGTTGATCGCTTCGAACAGGCCGTCGGACAGGGCGTTGAGGTCGACGCCGGAGACCTCCGCGCCGATCCGTCCGCCGATTCTGGTGAGGTCGAGACCGGACATGGTCATTTCCTTTCCTCAGGGACGAGCGGTGGGATCGGCCGCGCGAAGGACGAGCCGCAACAGCCCGTCGAAGACGAAGCCGAGAACGGCGATCACGGCGATCCCGCTGAAGATCAGTGGAGTCTGGAGGTAGTTGCCGGCCTGCAGGATGAGGAAGCCCACGCCCCCGGTCGCGGCGATCATCTCGGCGGCGACGATGCTGGTCCAGGCTCCGCCCATGGCGATGCGCATGCCGGTGATGACGCCGGGCACGGCGGCGCGGAGCCGTACGTGCAGCATCGTGTAGAGGGGCGAGGCGCCGAGGCTGCGGCTCGCGTGGAGCAGCTCGTCCGGTACGGCGTCGAGTGCGCTCAACGTCGCGACGGTGACGACCGGCAGCACGCCGAAGAAGATCAGTGCCACCTTGGACGTCTCGCCGATGCCGAACCACACGACGAGAAGCGGGATGAACGCGATCGGCGGGAGGGGCCGCATGACGCCGACGATCGGGTCGGCGAGCTCACGGATCACCCGCATGCCCGCCATCGCCGCGCCCAGCACGAGACCTGCGGCCGTCCCCAGGAGGAAGCCGGCCAGGATGCGGGCGGTGCTGATCAGCGCGTCCTGCACCAGGGTCCTGCCCTGGACCTCCGGGTACGGTTTCGTCAGGTAACGCAGGAGGTCGTGTCCCGTCTCCTGGATGGTCGGCATCGTCACCGGATCCCCGACCGCGTACGCCGCGACCTCCCACCCGGCGAGGGCCAGGGCGAGCCCGGCCGCGCCGATGAGCACCCGGCGCCAGGACCGCCGCCGCCGTGCCGCCCGGCGCCCGCCCGCGGCGGCGAGAGCGTCCGTCTCCTCTGCCAGCGTCGAGCTCATCGCTCCAGCACCTCCCGGATGCGGCGTTTGGCGGTGACGAACTCCAGCGTCTCGGTGTCGTCGTACGTGCGGGGCCGCCGAAGTTCGATGTCGATGACCGCCTTGGTCCGGCCGGGCCTGCCGGACAGCACCGACACGCGGTCGCCGAGCAGTGTGGCCTCCTCGACGTCGTGGGTGACGAAGACGATGGTGGTGCGCTGCCGCTGCCAGAGTTCGAGCAGGAAGCGCTGCATCCCGGCCCTCGTGATCGCGTCGAGCGCGCCGAACGGCTCGTCCATGAGCAGGACACGGGGATGGTTGATCAGGACACGCGCGAACGCCGCGCGGTGCCGCATCCCCCCGGACAGCTCGTGGGGGTAGGCGTCGGCGAAGTCGGTGAGCCCGACGGTCTCCAGCAGTTCGCCGGCCTCCTCGCGTACCCCGGGGGTGAGGGCACCACGGGCACGCGGGCCGTACAGCACGTTCTGCCGGGTGGTCAGCCAGGGGAAGAGCGTGGGCGTCTGGAACAGCACGCCGCGGTCCGGGCCCGGCCCCTCGACCGGGCGGCCGTCCACGAGCACCTCGCCGGAGTCGGCCGTGGTGAAACCGGCGAGAATGCTGAGCAGCGTGGACTTGCCGCATCCGGACGGGCCGACCAGGCACAGGAACTCACCCGCGGCGATGTCCAGGCTCACTCCCTCCAGCGCCGGAGTCTCGCGCCGCCGCTGCCGGAAGGTCTTGCCGACGCCGCGGAGCCGTACGGCGGCGGGCCGCTCGGTGACGGGCGGGTCCAGGGCGGTGGCGCTCATGAGCAGCCGCCGGGCTGCTGTGCCTTGTCCCAGAACGACGGGTCGATGTGCGCGGCGATCTGGCCGAGTGGCGGGGAGGTCTTCGCCCGGCCCTGCCCGACCAGGAAGTCGCCGGTGAGGTGGAACGTCTTGGCGAGCCTGCCCGAGGCGGCCTTGCCGTCCGCGCCCTTGAGCCAGCCGGTCTCCTCGTTCTGCGGGATGTAGGGGTAGTCCCTCGTGGCGGCGATCGCGTCGGCCGGCTTCACGCCGAGGAAGCGGCTCGCCGGCGTGACGTACTTGGCGGCCTGAGCGCCCTTGACCAGGGTCTGCGCCCGGGCGACCTGGCAGACCAGCTGCTGGACGATGGCGGGATGCCGTTTCACGTAGGACGTCTGGACCGCGAGCATGTTGACGGCCGCGTACCCCAGCTTGGCCACGTCGGCGGCGGTCGTGAGCACACGGCCACCGTGCTTCTTCAGCTCCAGCAGGTACGCCTGGCTGATGTAGACCGAGTCGATCTTGTGGGACTTCCACGCGGCGGCCTCGGCGGCCTCGCTCGCGAAGCTGGCGATCTGCACCTTGCCGGTCAGTCCCTGCGAGGTGAGCCAGCCGCGGAGCTGGAAGTCGAGGGTGGAGCCGACGAGGACGCCGATCTTCCTCAGGTCGGCATTCGAACCGATCTTGCCGTCGACGACCAGGCCGGACTCGTCGATGCTCTCCACGAACACGGCCCGCACGTCGGTGCCGGAGGTGAACGCTCCGACGAACGGCGGGTTGCCGACGCCGGAGACCACGGGGAACGCGCCGGCGCGCAGCTGGGCCATCCCGGCGACCCCGCTGTCGATGGGGCGGAGCCGGATCGTGGACTTGACGTGTGAGGCGAGATCCGGGTTGGCCGCCACGACGGCCTCGGGGCCGGCGACCGCGCCCTGGAAATAGCCGATCTTGAGTGTGGACGCTCCGGCGTCTGCGGATGCTCCGCAACCGGTGACTCCGGCGAGTGCCGCGAGCGCGGAGACGACGACGGGGAAGGACTTTCTGGGCATGGCGAAATGCGCTCCTTGAATGGGCCACGCTGCCCTCAGGCGGGAGATGAAAGGGGGAGAAAAGGCGTCAGCTGCGACAGCGGGCGGCGGTGACCCGGACGAGGTCCACGTGCCGCCGGCGGGTGAGGGTGTGCCGGGCGCGCATACGAGGATGAGAACACGGAGCGGACGAGATAGTCAATCATTCCTACCTAATTACTATGGAATACCTTGGGTGTCATCCTCGCCGAGGAGGCCATCGGGGCAGGTCAGGGCCTGTAATCGGGCCGACCGGATAAGCTGCAAGCGTTGTGTCTCACGGATCTCCGGCGAACGCCTCACCGTTCGCCTCGGACTCCTCGGCCGGTGCCGACCTCGCGCGGTCGTCGCGGCGTGGGTGGCGTGGCCGCGATCGTGAGTGGGATGTTCTCGCCGGGCTGCTCGAGGCGGCCGAGGACAGCCGCGGCGGCGTGCTGCTGGTCGAGGGCGAGTCGGGCATGGGCAAGAGCCAGCTGCTCGGCGATGCCGCCGACGCCGCGGCGCGCCGGGGGTTCATCCTCGCCCGCGGCGCCGCCGACGAGCCCGGCCGGCTGACGCCGCTGGCGCCGTTGCTGGCCGCGCTGGGGCAGTCGGGGCAGATGATGCGGGGCGATGGGACGCCGCCCCCGGACGCGGTCGACCAGCGGATGTGGCTGGTGGAGCGGTTGCAGGCCCGGCTGGAGGAACACGCCGCGCGCGGTCCGTTCCTCCTCACGCTGGACGATCTGCAGTGGGCCGACCCGACGACCCTGATGGCCCTGCGGTCGCTGGTGCCCGAACTCGCCTCGTACCCGCTGCTGTGGGTCCTGTCCCGTACGACCGGTGGGCTCGAGTCGGACGTGGACCGGCTGTACGGGCTGCTGGAGCGCGACGGGGCCCTGCGGATCGCGCTGGCGGCGCTCGGCGACGACGCGGTGGCCGAGATCGTCGCCGACGTGTTCGGCGTTCCCCCGGAGGCCGGGCTGCTCAGGCTGGCGGCCGGGGCAGGCGGCAACCCGTTCATGCTGGTCGAGCTGCTCCTGGGACTCCGCGACGAAGACGCGGTCGAGATCGAGGACGGCCGCGCGCACCTGGTCTCGGAGCGTCTGCCGCAGCGGCTGCAGGAGATCGCGCGCAGCCGCCTGAGCCGGCTGTCCTCACGCACCCGCCACCTGCTCCAGGTGGCGGCCGTTCTGGGACGCTCCTTCGACGCCTCCGACCTCGCCGACATGCTCGGTGAACCCAGCAGCCAGCTGCTGCCGGCGCTGGAGGAGGCCGCGACGGCGGGAGTCGTCGTGCCCATCGGGGACCTGCTCAGCTTCCGGCACGACCTGCTGTGGCGGGCCGTGAGCGGGACGCTCACTCCCTCGGTGTGCCGGGCCCTGCACCGGCAGGCCGGGGAGATGCTGCTGAGACGCGGGGGCTCGGCCATCCCGGCCGCCGCCCACCTGATGCGCTACGCCCGGCCGGGGGACACGTGCGCCCTCGCCGGGCTCGACCAGGCGACGCACGAAGTGCTGCCGTCCTCGCCGCAGACCGCCGCCGAGCTCGCCGTGCGCGCTCTCGACCTGACCGATCCGGGGGACCCCCGCCGGTTCGACCGTACGGTGACCGCGGTGTTCGCGCTGACGACCGCGGGCCGCCTGCCGGAGGCGGCGGAGTTCGCCCGTTCCGCGCTGGGCCAGGTCGCGCTGCCGTGCGAGATGGCGCGGCTGCGCTACGAGCTGGCCTACGCCCTGCTGCTGTCCGGACGGCCGGTGCTGTCGGTGGCCGAGGCCGAGAAGGCGCTCAGCCAGGAGGACCTGTCCAGCGAGCTGCGGGGCCTGGCCCAGCAGGTGCTGTTCCGCGCGCTGTTCGCGAGCCATGACTACGGCCGTGGGGTGGAGCGGGCACGTGCGGTCGTGGCCGACGAGGAGTGCCCGAGCCAGTCCGCCCTGGTCGGGGCGCACATGCTGCTCTCCTACGCCGCGTGGGGTGAGGGGCGGGCCACGAACGGGCTGGCGCACATCCGTGAGGCGGTCCGGATCACGGCCGGGGACCCCGCCCAGGCCAGGCGCGCGCACCCGCGAATGCTCCTGGCCACGTTCCTGACGGACATGCGGCGGTTCGAGGAGGCAGAATCCCACCTCCAGACCTCGATCGAGGAGATCAGCGCGCTCGGGCACGCCGCGTACGCCGCGAGCCCGGCGATCTTCCGTGGCCGGCTGCGGCTCGCCGAGGGACTGCTCGACGACGCGGAGGTCGAGGTCCTGGCCGGCATGGCCATGGCCGACGAGATGGGCATGAACGCCTTCGTGCTGATCGGCATCGCCGTGCTCACCATCGCGGCGGTACGCCGTGGCGACATCGACGCCGCCGCCGGCCAGGCGCGGGCCTATGCGGCCCGGCACCAGGCGGGTCAGGGTGCGATGTACGGATGCGCCTGGGGGAGCTGGGCGATGGCCCTGCTCGCCGACGTTCAGGAAGGCCCGGCGAAGGCGGCCGGGCTGCTGCGGGCCGCGTACGCCGAGCCTCGCGAGCGGCGCTGGCTGCTCATGGCCGAGCCCGACGCCGCCGCCTGGATGACCCGGACCGCACTGGCCATCGCGGACCGTTCCGCGGCCGAGGACGTGGTCGAGACGGCACGATGTCTCGCCCAGGACAATCCGGGCTTCGCCACGCTGGCCGCCGCGGCCGCGCACGCTCGCGGCATCCTCTACCGCGACGCCGCCGCGCTGGCCTCCGCCGTGGCCTCCCATGCCGGACCGTGGAGCCGTGCCTCGGCCATGGAGGACCTGGGAGTCCTGCTGGCGGACGGGGCCGATGAGGGTTCGTCGGTGGACCGTCTGGACCAGGCCCTGGAGGGCTACCAGCGGATCGGCGCGGAGCGGGACGCCGCACGCGTCCGCGCCCGCCTGCGTGAGCTGGGTATCAGGCGCCGGCACTGGACCCAGTCCGAACGCCCGCTCTCGGGATGGAGCAGCCTGACCGCCACCGAGTGCAGCGTCGCCGAACTCGTCGCGCAGGGGAAGACGAACCCGCAGGTCGCCGACCAGATGTTCATCTCGCCCCACACGGTGAAGTTCCACCTCCGTCAGGTCTTCCGCAAGCTCGGCATCGGCTCGCGGGTCGAGCTGGCACGGCTCGCCGCCGAGCACGCCCCGGAGCCCGCGCCACCCGGCACCTGACGCCTCACCCGGCGCCGTGCACCTCGGCGAGGAAGGCCAGGATCAGCGCGCTCACCTCGTCCAGTGCGCTCTCCAGCAGGAAGTGACCACCGTCGAGCAGGTGGATCCGGGCGCCGGGGACGTCGCCGGCGAACGCGCGGGCGCCGTCGGGGCCGAAGATCTTGTCGCCCTTGCCCCAGACCGCCAGCAGCGGGACCTGGCTCGTGCGCAGGTACTGGTGCAGGCGGGGGTAGAGCGGCGGATTGGTGGCGTAGTCACCGAACAGCTTCAGCTGCACGAGGTCGTTGCCGGGCCGGGAGACCAGCGCGAAGTCGTGGTGCCAGGTATCGGGAGAGACCACGCTCTCGTCCGGTACACCGGTGACGTACTGCCACTTGATCGCGTCCAGGGTCAGCGCCTCGCGGATCGCGGCCTCGGTGCCGGGCGTCCGCTCCCGCACGTAGTCCCAGACCGTCTTCCAGAAGTCCGGCACGAAGCCGGCGTCATAGCCGTTGCCGTTCTGGGTGATGATCGCCGTGATCGCGCCGGGATCCCGCAGGGCCAGCCGCCACCCGATGGGCGCGCCGTAGTCCTGGACGTAGACCGCGTACCGCGTGACGCCGAGCCTGCCGAGCAGCCCGGCGGTCAGGTCGGTCAGGGCGTCGAAGGTGTAGTCGAACTCCTCGACCGGCGGCGCGTCCGACAGCCCGAAGCCCAGATGGTCCGGTGCGATGACGTGGTAGCGGCCGGCGAGGAGCGGGATCAGGTCGCGGAACATGAACGAGCTGGTCGGGAAGCCGTGCAGCAGTACGAGCGCGGGCGCGTCGGCCGGTCCGGCCTCCCGGTAGAACAGCCGCCGGCCCTGTACGTCCGCGTAACGGTGGTGGACGGTCGTCATGACTAACCCCTCTAGATTGCTTTGGTGGTTAGGTGCAATCAACCAGCCGAACCGCTAACCTGTCAAGGAGCGTTTGGAGGTTAGTATGGCGAGTGCCCGGTTGGACGAAGAGATGCTGCTGGACCTGCTCAACACCACGCCGGTCGTCGACGGCGTACCCCAGGACCGCCTGGACGATCCGGAGTGGGCGCGTTCGTGGTCGCGTGAACACGGCGGCGCGGGCTCGGCCGCCGAGTCGCGCGTGACACGCCAGGTCCGCGACGCGTTGCAGGCCGTCGTACGCGGGGAGCGTGCCCCCGGCGCCCTGGCCACCTACCTCGAGGGGGTCAGCTACGTTCCGTCTCTGTCCGACGAGGGCCTCGACTGGACGCTGGACG
Above is a genomic segment from Actinoallomurus bryophytorum containing:
- a CDS encoding CGNR zinc finger domain-containing protein, with translation MASARLDEEMLLDLLNTTPVVDGVPQDRLDDPEWARSWSREHGGAGSAAESRVTRQVRDALQAVVRGERAPGALATYLEGVSYVPSLSDEGLDWTLDVPPAHEVAARAVLAWSGLEKTGPGRLRPCANTECRLFLIDRSKVGNARWCSMAVCGNRMKARRHYQRAREV